The DNA region CCGGGAAATTGCTTTCATAGGGATTCTTGTTGCCATGAGCGTGGTTCTCGCCCGTTTTGCAAGCGTAAGAATCACCATCGGTGGGATTGAGGGAGTACGCATTGGCTTTGGCACCTTTCCCATTATCCTTGCTGGTCTCCTCTTTGGTCCTCTCCTTGGCGCCCTTACCGGAGCCTTAGCCGATGTTATCGGCTTTGCCCTAAGCCCCATGGGACCGTACTTCCCTCACTTCACCCTCAGCGCAGCGCTCTACGGTGTGCTCTCCGGGGTTTTCGGCCACTTCCCCTTTCGTGCCAGAGGTCCTCGCCTCTTCCTTGCAGTGGCCGCTCCTCAGGTGGGTATTGGATGTTTTCTTACGCCGTACTTCCTCCACACCCTCTTTGGAATGCCCTGGAAGGTGCTCCTTGTCCCTCGCCTGGTGAGCACTCCCTTTAACGTCCTCTTCTCCACCCTTCTCCTTCTCAGTCTCTCACGGGTTCCCCTCTTTGCCGCCCTCGGAGAACGGTGAGAAACGCTTCGGGGGGTTCACAGACTCCTGCAGAACTCCCCGAAGCGCCACGCTGCAACCTCAAGGTCCCCCTTTCCCGAGAAAATACTTGAGGTCCCTGCAACAAAAACGTTTGCCCCTGCCTCTCTGAGAGGGCAGACAGTCTCCTCACTGATTCCTCCATCTACGGCAATGTCCACCTCGACACCGAGCTCCTGGGACATCTCTCTGACCTTCCGGACTTTTTCCACCACCTCGGGAACAAACTTCTGCCCCACGAATCCCGGATCCACCGTCATGCAGAGGACAAGGTCAACGTAGGGAAGAAGGTAGCGGAGAAAACCCGGGTCCGTTGCAGGGTTGAGAGCAATGCCGACTTTCTTTCCCAGCTTTTTCACCGCCAAAGCAAGATGGTGGAGCCTTGGATTCCCCTCAGCATGGAAGGTGATGCAGTCTGCCCCAAGCTGGGCAAAGAGCGCAAAGTGAGGCTCAGGGTTCACGACCATGAGGTGGACGTCAAAGGGGAGGGTGGTCTCGGGACGAAGCTTCTTGAGGAGATTCGTTCCAATGGCAAAGTTCGGAACGAATACCCCGTCCATAATGTCGATGTGGAGCATGTCCACTCCGCCCCGTTCGAGTTTCCGTACATCTTCAAGGAGGGCGAGGTAGTTCGCGCAGTCCAAAGAAGCCGAGATTTTCACGCCCCTCACGGGATGAGCACCACCTTCACGTAGGGAATCTTTCGCTCCCGCATTCCCAAAAGGAACGCAGGAGCCTCTTCAAGGCGGATGCGATGAGATATGAGAGGGGCAAAGGACACCCGTCCGGACCCGGCAAGGTCCAGAACCTTTTTCCAGTCCGAATCAAGGAGGGCAAAGCTCGAGTTCCAGCTTCCAAAAATCGTAAGCTCTTTCCGGAGAATCCGCCCAAAGTCCTCCGGGGAAAGGAGAACGTCTCTCTCCTGGTTCCCCAAAAGAATTACTCTTCCCTTTTTCCGGACAAGCTTCAGGGCATCAAGGAGGGCCTGCGAGTTTCCTGAGGCCTCCACCACAAGGTCTATCCCTTCCTTGTCTGCAGGGAAAAAGGAGGGGTAGAGAGTTACGTCAAACCCAACACTTTTTGCAAGAGGGAACTTCCGCTCATCCGTGTCGTACCCGATGAGCCTCCGAACTCCCGAAAGTTTCAGCCAAATTCCCACAAGAAGCCCTACAGGACCGAGCCCAAAAACTGCGGCACTCTCCCCCAGGACCCTGCCAACCTGCCGCACCGCGTGGAGCGCCACTGCCGCCGGTTCTGTGAGAGCCCCT from Candidatus Caldatribacterium sp. includes:
- a CDS encoding folate family ECF transporter S component translates to MREKTREIAFIGILVAMSVVLARFASVRITIGGIEGVRIGFGTFPIILAGLLFGPLLGALTGALADVIGFALSPMGPYFPHFTLSAALYGVLSGVFGHFPFRARGPRLFLAVAAPQVGIGCFLTPYFLHTLFGMPWKVLLVPRLVSTPFNVLFSTLLLLSLSRVPLFAALGER
- the rpe gene encoding ribulose-phosphate 3-epimerase translates to MKISASLDCANYLALLEDVRKLERGGVDMLHIDIMDGVFVPNFAIGTNLLKKLRPETTLPFDVHLMVVNPEPHFALFAQLGADCITFHAEGNPRLHHLALAVKKLGKKVGIALNPATDPGFLRYLLPYVDLVLCMTVDPGFVGQKFVPEVVEKVRKVREMSQELGVEVDIAVDGGISEETVCPLREAGANVFVAGTSSIFSGKGDLEVAAWRFGEFCRSL
- a CDS encoding galactitol-1-phosphate 5-dehydrogenase — its product is MIRTMRALVLEGRGRLRLAEVPLPEPREKEALIQVRACGVCGSDLPRIFGDIAYFYPLIPGHEFAGEVVATGSTDDAEWVGKRVAVYPLLPCRRCSHCELGQYELCEDYGYLGSRQNGAFAEYVVAPVANLLPLPDNLSFEEGALTEPAAVALHAVRQVGRVLGESAAVFGLGPVGLLVGIWLKLSGVRRLIGYDTDERKFPLAKSVGFDVTLYPSFFPADKEGIDLVVEASGNSQALLDALKLVRKKGRVILLGNQERDVLLSPEDFGRILRKELTIFGSWNSSFALLDSDWKKVLDLAGSGRVSFAPLISHRIRLEEAPAFLLGMRERKIPYVKVVLIP